A DNA window from Ctenopharyngodon idella isolate HZGC_01 chromosome 8, HZGC01, whole genome shotgun sequence contains the following coding sequences:
- the lzts3b gene encoding leucine zipper putative tumor suppressor 3, with amino-acid sequence MGSVGSGVAGEQEFAMKSVGTRTTLPRGPPLSRRGPSDRSCSAERLHAPPSTSEGSSDERGGSSTTTDRGQLNIASSRLERVPANGNGLEGNTTGRRDGHRTGGGVSMDACGNVVGHGAEKNHDGVAPVKGRDGNNTKRDSRTPPKILAVSGKLEQNSSALVRPSAFKPVVPKSFHSMQNLVGQSGGGGRSAGSGGGSDAPQSLCEQDSPDRDPSGGNDGQGGMSDSGRNSLTSLPTYAGPSMSYGPPQALGPLSASTSHINRLSSTAAPLEKADKPNYQNGLSVSDSGQSSSGKSCLSYHRLCHLTDTSATVQPSPSTDDIIQDLEDRLWEKEQEVIHMRRNLDQSEAAIVQVFEEKQRVWEREMEELRQNYAGRLQQVTHRAQRTQQALQAHIGRLQQDKGRLQEEISALLAQREELERKCLDYRKEQADILPRLEETKWELCQKAGEISLLKQQLRESQNEVTQRAGEMVALRGQLKELNAQLKEREETMIGLKDSYANKSRELERCEGELKRTLTEVSMLRDKLVVFEAEVLGLKRALSELSCRNDRAAALSAISGSSSLPWAGLHSPRTPEPLTALTPLSATVDTFLSLQSDEAKAQRQEAGELRRQLERLQGELHLERQQRERQALTFAQERHTWQDEKERVLKYQAQLQLSYVETLQRNQALEERVGQLGAKLVTTPGSPPPVSLSIPVPVTITLSPAADDPKPPALHQLAPPWPGPSRLERIESTEI; translated from the exons ATGGGTAGTGTAGGCAGTGGGGTGGCCGGTGAGCAGGAGTTTGCCATGAAGAGCGTGGGCACACGCACCACCCTCCCTCGTGGCCCGCCCCTGTCCCGCCGCGGCCCCTCCGACCGCAGCTGCAGCGCCGAGCGTCTCCACGCGCCCCCGTCCACCTCGGAGGGCTCCAGTGATGAAAGAGGCGGGAGCAGCACTACTACAGATCGAGGCCAGCTCAACATCGCCTCGTCCCGCCTGGAGAGGGTTCCCGCCAACGGGAACGGGCTGGAGGGAAACACCACGGGCCGCAGGGACGGACACCGAACTGGGGGAGGAGTGTCTATGGATGCTTGTGGTAATGTCGTTGGCCACGGCGCGGAGAAGAACCATGATGGTGTGGCACCGGTAAAGGGCAGAGACGGAAACAACACCAAGAGAGACAGTCGCACACCACCCAAGATTCTTGCTGTCTCGGGGAAACTTGAGCAG AACAGTTCTGCTCTGGTCCGTCCTTCTGCCTTCAAACCCGTCGTGCCCAAGAGTTTTCACTCCATGCAGAATCTGGTCGGTCAGTCAGGAGGAGGCGGACGCTCTGCTGGAAGCGGCGGCGGATCCGACGCCCCACAGTCCCTCTGTGAGCAGGACAGTCCGGACCGGGACCCTTCAGGTGGAAACGACGGTCAGGGCGGCATGTCTGACTCCGGGAGGAACTCCCTGACCAGCCTTCCCACGTACGCGGGGCCCAGTATGAGCTACGGCCCCCCTCAAGCTCTCGGTCCCCTCAGTGCCTCAACCAGCCACATCAACAGACTGAGCAGCACAGCGGCGCCGCTGGAGAAAGCCGACAAGCCCAACTATCAGAACGGCCTGAGTGTATCCGACAGCGGACAGTCCTCCTCCGGGAAGAGCTGCTTATCATATCACAGACTCTGTCATCTGACGGACACGAGTGCCACCGTCCAGCCGTCGCCCTCCACTGATGACATCATTCAGGACCTGGAGGATCGACTCTGGGAGAAGGAGCAGGAG GTGATTCACATGCGGCGTAATCTGGACCAGAGCGAGGCTGCCATCGTGCAGGTGTTCGAGGAGAAGCAGCGCGTGTGGGAGCGGGAGATGGAGGAGCTGAGGCAGAACTACGCCGGCCGGCTGCAGCAGGTGACCCATCGGGCCCAGCGCACGCAACAGGCCCTGCAGGCGCACATCGGCCGGCTGCAGCAGGACAAGGGCCGCCTGCAGGAGGAGATCAGCGCCCTGCTCGCCCAGAGAGAGGAGCTGGAGAGAAAGTGCCTGGATTACCGCAAGGAGCAGGCGGATATTCTGCCCCGGCTGGAGGAGACCAAGTGGGAG CTGTGTCAGAAGGCGGGCGAGATCTCTCTGCTGAAGCAGCAGCTGCGGGAGAGTCAGAATGAGGTGACGCAGCGGGCCGGAGAGATGGTGGCCCTCAGGGGTCAGCTGAAGGAGCTCAACGCCCAGCTGAAGGAGCGCGAGGAGACCATGATCGGCCTGAAGGACTCGTACGCCAACAAGAGCCGAGAGCTGGAGAGATGTGAAGGAGAACTGAAGAGAACGCTGACAGAG GTGTCGATGTTGCGTGACAAGCTGGTGGTGTTCGAGGCCGAGGTTCTGGGTCTCAAACGGGCTCTGAGCGAGCTGAGCTGCAGGAACGACCGCGCCGCGGCTCTAAGCGCCATCAGCGGCAGCAGCAGTTTACCGTGGGCCGGACTGCACTCGCCCCGCACGCCCGAACCCCTGACCGCGCTCACACCCCTCAGCGCCACCGTCGACACCTTCCTCAGCCTGCAGAGCGATGAGGCCAAAGCGCAGCGGCAGGAGGCGGGAGAGCTGCGGCGTCAGCTGGAGCGTCTGCAGGGCGAGCTGCACCTGGAGCGGCAGCAGCGCGAGCGGCAGGCGCTCACCTTCGCTCAGGAGCGCCACACCTGGCAGGATGAGAAAGAGCGCGTGCTGAAGTACCAGGCGCAGCTGCAGCTCAGCTACGTGGAGACGCTGCAGAGGAACCAGGCACTGGAGGAGCGGGTCGGGCAGCTCGGAGCCAAACTGGTCACGACGCCCGGATCCCCGCCGCCCGTCAGCCTCTCGATTCCCGTCCCGGTGACCATCACTCTATCCCCGGCCGCGGACGATCCCAAACCGCCCGCCCTGCATCAGCTGGCACCGCCGTGGCCGGGACCTTCTCGCTTGGAGCGGATCGAGTCCACAGAGATTTAG
- the sprb gene encoding sepiapterin reductase b, which yields MEDVISGEFCRDLGRALCIITGASKGYGRTLAFQMSRLLKPGSVLLLVARTADQLNEVKEDIVTLYGGQNKPDVRCVQADLEKTEGVEKTLQAAKETPSSEMDHLLLINNAGSLGDISRFAQTFTDPAEVNRYLSLNVSGALSLTAGVLQAFPRRLGLRRTVVNISSLCALKPFPSWVLYCTGKAARDMMFRVLAEEEPDVRVLSYAPGPLDTDMQLQARRFSGDLTLRRSFSSMCSDGQLLSCQESGAKLMKLLLDDDYPSGAHLDFYEL from the exons ATGGAAGACGTGATCTCTGGAGAGTTCTGCAGGGATCTGGGAAGAGCGCTGTGCATCATCACGGGAGCCTCCAAAGGCTACGGCCGGACGCTGGCGTTCCAGATGAGCCGTCTGCTGAAGCCCGGATCCGTCCTGCTGCTGGTGGCCCGAACCGCGGATCAGCTGAACGAGGTCAAGGAAGACATCGTGACCCTGTACGGCGGACAGAACAAACCGGACGTCCGCTGCGTGCAGGCGGATCTGGAGAAGACGGAGGGCGTGGAGAAAACGCTTCAGGCGGCTAAAGAGACGCCCTCGTCTGAAATGGACCACTTACTTCTGATCAACAACGCAG GCTCTCTGGGCGACATATCTCGCTTCGCTCAGACGTTCACGGACCCCGCGGAGGTCAACCGGTACCTGTCGCTCAACGTGAGCGGCGCTCTCAGTCTGACGGCTGGCGTTCTGCAGGCGTTTCCTCGTCGTCTCGGCCTGCGGCGCACGGTGGTCAACATCAGCTCTCTGTGTGCACTGAAGCCCTTCCCGTCGTGGGTCCTGTACTGCACCGGGAAAGCCGCCCGGGACATGATGTTCCGAGTGTTGGCCGAGGAGGAGCCGGACGTCCGAGTGCTGAGTTACGCTCCGG GTCCTCTGGACACAGACATGCAGCTTCAAGCGCGCCGTTTCTCTGGAGACCTGACGCTGCGCCGCTCCTTCTCCTCCATGTGTTCCGACGGTCAGCTGCTCTCCTGCCAGGAGTCCGGAGCCAAACTCATGAAGCTCCTGCTGGACGACGACTACCCGTCCGGCGCTCATCTGGACTTCTACGAGCTTTAG